Sequence from the Candidatus Omnitrophota bacterium genome:
AGCGGTAAATCCAAGGCGTCTCGTGGATAAAATCGGCCGGATGGCCTTGATAAAGGGAGGCGATTTCTCCGACAAGAGATGAGTAGGACCAACCAAGATCGCCGAAGAGACGGATGGGAAGATCCATCAGCGAGGAAAGAAAATGGAGGCGGACGAAGAAGGTGGCTAGGTCTTCTAGGAGAATGACGCGGCGATTTTTGGAGAAGCCGGGGAATTGGAGATCGAACTCCATAAATTCTTGATAAGGAATGGATTGTCCCTGGACGAGGTAGCGTTCGACAAAATTCCGCAACGCCTGGATGGGGGGAGCGTTTTGGGAGATGAGGCGCATAAAAGATTCATCCATTCTTTGCAAACCCGTTGAGCCGACAAAAGTAACGTCCATTTGCGGGGGCAAGCCGGGAGGCGGATTACCGGGCAGGTCATCGCTGTATGCGGCGGCGGCGGGAAGGTATTCGACGTGCGCCTGGCTAAGAATTTGGAGGCGTTGGGCATGAAAGGGATCGAAACAGTAGATGCGGTCGAAGGAGTTGAAGAATTCTTCACCCAGGGAATATCGAAAGGGATCGTCGAAACACCAAACCACGCGGTGAACGCCTTGCTCTTTCATACTCCGCCATTGGTTAGGAGAGAAAACTGTATGTGTGAAGGCCATTATGGCGGAAGGCAGCGGATCACCGAGGCATTCGCGCCAGGAATCGTCTTTAGAAAGAAATCTCGTCCAGTAATTGGGACGGAAGACGCGGGACGCGCGCCAACCGATAGTATGGGCTTCCTCTTGGAGCAGGGGGAGAATATCGACGTGGGCGCTGCCGGCGGCGAAGGCGGCGGTATGAACGGCGATTTTAGGCGCCGTAGAAAAAAGCAGGCGGGAACGTTCGGCGCTTTTGGGCATGAAGCGTTGAAGATCGTCCAAGGCGGATTGTTCTTGGGATGAGAGGATTCGTCCCGGAAGAACCATGAAGCCTTTTTGGGCAAGCGATCCATAAGTTTCCAACAATTCAACGGCTTGGGGCTGCGCCTTGGCGCCGGTTAAAAGAAGCAAGTTGGGCAATGGAAACAGGCGGCTCCAATCGATGGTTTGGAGAGCGGCGAAAAGGATGTCGTATTCGGGTTCGATGATAACGAGCAGCAAACGATCAAGTTCGGAGGCGATTTCCTGTAGGAGGCGGCCTAGGCCGCAGGACCATAAAATCACAGCGCCGGAGGGCATTCGCCGTATTTCCTGAACGCGGTCGGCGCATTCTCGTTCGAATTCGGGGGGAAGAAGATCAATGCGCTCGTTAGCGGCGATTTTAAATAATGTTAACTTGCCCGACAATCCCGGCTCGACGAAATAAGGGCTTGGAATCCTCTGCTCGCGCTGTACGCGAAGATGCTCCAACAGGCCTTTGGCGGCGTGAACGTGAAGGCGATGGAGCAGCGACAAATTTTGTTGGGGGATGGCGGGATTCATGGATTTTCATTATCATAGGAATGTTATGCAACATAATCTCTCTAATTTAAAGAGGATTCAAGAGAAAAGGAATTATCCTCTTTCTTGATTGAATGGCGATTCCAACGCGATTAAGCTGATTGGAGAGTGCGCAATTAAGTTATGTTTAAAAGTAAAAAATTTAGGGAAAAAAAAGGACTGTGGATTATGAACCATAAAGTAATGGAAGAAATTATCGCAAAATCGGATCTATTGAGTTCGGAAGAGCAACAGCAAATTATTGCCGTTTTAACGGAAAAAGTCCAAAAGTCCGCAAGGATGCAGGTCAAGCCTCCGCGAAAGTGGCTGGATATGGTTGGACGGCTTCCCTATCCCGCCTGTGGAGAAGACGCGCAAATCCATATCTCCCGGAATCGCCGCGAAACAAACAACCATCGGGAAAATTCAAATAGAGACCAGCCATGATCCACAATTCATTTCAAGGGATTCGTAAAATATTTCTTGATTCTGCGCCGGTCATTTATTTTGTCGAACAACATCCGGTTTATTATTCTTTGTTGAAACCCGTATTCGAACGGATTGATAATGGCGAATGGAAAGCGGTTATTTCTCCTATTACTATTGCGGAAT
This genomic interval carries:
- a CDS encoding glycosyltransferase; this encodes MNPAIPQQNLSLLHRLHVHAAKGLLEHLRVQREQRIPSPYFVEPGLSGKLTLFKIAANERIDLLPPEFERECADRVQEIRRMPSGAVILWSCGLGRLLQEIASELDRLLLVIIEPEYDILFAALQTIDWSRLFPLPNLLLLTGAKAQPQAVELLETYGSLAQKGFMVLPGRILSSQEQSALDDLQRFMPKSAERSRLLFSTAPKIAVHTAAFAAGSAHVDILPLLQEEAHTIGWRASRVFRPNYWTRFLSKDDSWRECLGDPLPSAIMAFTHTVFSPNQWRSMKEQGVHRVVWCFDDPFRYSLGEEFFNSFDRIYCFDPFHAQRLQILSQAHVEYLPAAAAYSDDLPGNPPPGLPPQMDVTFVGSTGLQRMDESFMRLISQNAPPIQALRNFVERYLVQGQSIPYQEFMEFDLQFPGFSKNRRVILLEDLATFFVRLHFLSSLMDLPIRLFGDLGWSYSSLVGEIASLYQGHPADFIHETPWIYRLSKISLNTFNIQCVDSPTVRLFDVMACGGFLLTEHRPFMEKMFRIGVELETFRTREELRQKINYYLIHEDERRTIALAGQQAVRKNHLYRQRLQRIFQNIPKIK